From a region of the Alkalidesulfovibrio alkalitolerans DSM 16529 genome:
- the moaC gene encoding cyclic pyranopterin monophosphate synthase MoaC has protein sequence MSERLTHIDEQGETRMVDVGGKEPSRRVARAGAVVRVSAATLALLADKALPKGDALASAKIAGILAAKRTADLIPLCHPLPLDFADVTFEIDEAACCIHITAEARTTNRTGVEMEAMTAASVAALTLYDMCKAVQKDIVIDAVRLLYKSGGKSGVFSREE, from the coding sequence ATGTCCGAGCGTCTGACCCACATCGACGAGCAGGGCGAGACCCGCATGGTGGACGTGGGCGGGAAGGAACCTTCCCGCCGCGTGGCCCGGGCCGGGGCCGTGGTGCGCGTTTCGGCCGCGACCCTTGCGCTTTTGGCTGACAAGGCCCTGCCCAAGGGCGACGCCCTGGCCAGCGCCAAGATCGCGGGCATTTTGGCCGCGAAGCGCACGGCCGACCTCATCCCCCTGTGTCATCCCCTGCCGCTCGACTTCGCGGACGTGACCTTTGAGATCGATGAGGCCGCGTGCTGCATCCACATCACGGCTGAGGCGCGGACCACGAACCGCACCGGCGTGGAGATGGAAGCCATGACCGCGGCCAGTGTGGCCGCGCTCACACTCTACGACATGTGCAAGGCCGTGCAGAAGGACATCGTCATCGACGCTGTGCGGCTGCTCTACAAGTCCGGCGGCAAGAGCGGCGTTTTCTCTCGCGAGGAATGA